The Theileria orientalis strain Shintoku DNA, chromosome 3, complete genome genome window below encodes:
- a CDS encoding T-complex protein subunit beta has translation MALAENYANISPEILKGGAQEDRGETARMQYFIGSIAVGDLLKSTLGPKGMDKLLQPMNMEGPSRGMNVVTNDGATILKSVWLNNPAARVLVDVSMQQDAQCGDGTTGVVVLASELLRNAEKLIEQKIHPQTICMGYRRALKVARERLEEIKFSRIRDQEKFEEDLLNIAKTTLSSKLLRVEKDHFANLAVKALLRMHKQLDRTSEDASSHLNLSLIQVIKKPGGTLKDSYLEDGFVLEKRIGVGQPKRMENCKVLVANTPMDTDKVKIYGVKVNVDSFEAVSALEKSERDKMKKKVDKILAHNCNVFINRQLIYNYPDQLFKEAGVMAIEHSDFDGMERLAACLDAEIVSTFDTPEKVKLGRCDLIEEVIIGEDKLIRFSGCARGGACSIILRGASTHVLDEAERSLHDALAVLSETINDGRIVCGGGCAELEMAHHVEEHAKTIAGKESLAVEAFAHALRTLPGHILSNGGFDSAEVVSKLRAEHAKGNVNAGIDIDKGGVGDMMELGVFESYKSKLSQICLATEAAESIIRVDDIITCEPRQRQPGV, from the coding sequence ATGGCGCTGGCAGAAAACTACGCAAACATTTCGCCGGAAATTCTGAAGGGAGGCGCCCAGGAGGATCGCGGGGAGACTGCAAGGATGCAATACTTTATCGGCTCAATAGCAGTAGGAGACCTGCTGAAATCAACACTGGGCCCGAAGGGAATGGATAAACTGCTCCAGCCGATGAACATGGAGGGACCGAGCAGAGGAATGAACGTGGTCACGAACGACGGAGCAACAATACTTAAGTCGGTGTGGCTGAACAACCCAGCAGCAAGAGTGCTGGTGGATGTGTCGATGCAGCAAGACGCACAGTGCGGAGACGGAACGACAGGAGTGGTGGTACTGGCCTCGGAGTTGCTGAGAAACGCAGAAAAACTAATAGAACAGAAGATACACCCGCAGACAATATGTATGGGATACAGAAGGGCACTCAAAGTGGCGAGAGAGAGATTGGAAGAGATCAAGTTCAGCAGAATCAGAGACCAGGAAAAGTTCGAAGAagacctgctgaacataGCGAAGACGACACTCTcgtcgaagctgctgagAGTGGAGAAGGACCACTTCGCAAACCTGGCAGTCAAGGCGCTGCTGAGAATGCACAAGCAACTGGACAGAACGAGCGAAGACGCGTCGTCGCACCTGAACCTGTCGCTGATCCAGGTGATCAAGAAGCCAGGAGGAACGCTGAAGGACTCGTACCTGGAGGACGGGTTCGTGCTGGAGAAGAGAATAGGAGTGGGACAGCCGAAGAGAATGGAAAACTGCAAAGTGCTGGTGGCAAACACGCCGATGGACACAGACAAGGTTAAAATATACGGAGTTAAGGTGAACGTGGACTCGTTCGAAGCAGTGAGCGCACTGGAGAAGAGCGAAAGAGacaagatgaagaagaaagttGACAAGATACTGGCACACAACTGCAACGTGTTCATCAACAGACAGCTGATATACAACTACCCAGACCAGCTGTTCAAGGAAGCAGGAGTGATGGCAATCGAGCACTCAGACTTCGACGGAATGGAGAGGCTGGCAGCGTGCCTGGACGCGGAAATAGTGTCGACATTCGACACGCCGGAAAAGGTGAAGCTGGGAAGGTGTGACCTGATCGAAGAGGTTATCATCGGAGAAGATAAGCTCATCAGGTTCTCAGGCTGCGCAAGAGGAGGAGCCTGCAGCATCATTCTGCGCGGAGCCTCCACGCACGTGCTCGACGAGGCGGAGCGCTCGCTGCACGACGCACTGGCAGTGCTAAGCGAGACAATTAACGACGGAAGAATAGTCTGCGGAGGAGGATGCGCGGAGCTGGAAATGGCGCACCACGTGGAGGAGCACGCGAAGACAATAGCAGGCAAGGAGAGCCTGGCAGTGGAGGCGTTCGCACACGCGCTCAGAACGCTGCCAGGCCACATCCTGAGCAACGGAGGCTTCGACAGCGCAGAGGTGGTGTCGAAACTGAGAGCGGAGCACGCAAAGGGAAACGTCAACGCAGGAATAGACATAGACAAGGGGGGAGTCGGCGACATGATGGAGCTGGGCGTGTTCGAAAGCTACAAGTCGAAGCTGTCGCAGATATGCCTGGCGACGGAGGCGGCGGAGTCGATAATAAGAGTGGACGACATAATAACCTGCGAGCCGAGGCAGAGGCAGCCGGGAGTGTGA
- a CDS encoding exon junction complex protein, producing MEKEVIRALESLDLKKSRVQKGRFGESYVVDNSTGTKYIMPTKRPDGTVRKEIKVRPGYVPPEERQVYIPVHKRQSNKLNDEKPVVHKDPKISKPDESTKPTKNAKPEHTEQKPVKPYAKNMKFKNKPRGPKPKPKAGVSKTDSEALKVESKASITQTNDPNEVDMSTKAEGEVLPEGSKTSQKKENDINDKRFKNRFAID from the exons ATGGAGAAGGAGGTAATCAGGGCCTTAGAATCATTGGACCTTAAGAAATCCAGAGTTCAGAAGGGCAGATTCGGTGAATCATATGTCGTAGATAACTCAACGGGaactaaatatattatgCCAACGAAGAGGCCAGATGGTACTGTGAGGAAGGAGATAAAAGTAAGACCAGGATATGTTCCGCCG GAGGAACGGCAGGTATATATTCCAGTTCACAAGAGGCaaagtaataaattaaacgaTGAAAAGCCAGTAGTACACAAAGATCCAAAGATCAGTAAACCTGATGAGTCAACCAAGCCTACAAAAAATGCAAAACCGGAGCATACTGAACAGAAACCTGTAAAACCTTACgcaaaaaatatgaaatttaaaaataagccCAGGGGGCCTAAGCCAAAACCGAAAGCTGGTGTAAGTAAAACAGATTCGGAAGCGTTGAAAGTTGAGTCAAAGGCATCAATAACCCAGACCAATGACCCAAATGAAGTGGATATGTCAACCAAGGCTGAAGGCGAAGTTTTGCCAGAGGGCAGTAAAACGTCAcagaaaaaagaaaatgataTTAACGACAAGAGATTCAAAAACAGGTTTGCCATCGACTAA
- a CDS encoding eukaryotic translation initiation factor 5, protein MAYVNIPRYRDDPNYRYKMPRIQSRIEGRGNGTKTNISNMGDIARALKRPPTYATKFFGCELGAMSKFEEAEEKALINGAHTDSSLAAVLDKFIELYVLCQNCQLPEIEVLVKRGELHSSCNACGHKGVLDMTHKAASYMIKNPISSPSKMQKEGSSLNKDKMNGAAKSDKLNGTKAEKVKKRTEKGDKVDKTEKADRSSRSHHDSEAKEREDDLSVESPELFDIVNRLRCYLEKGERSCEDFSEELHMLQLSQGFDNVSRFFIALSAIFKQDEPLSVDLFKEKIELVKAATSYSMTPKEKICALEYFIFQANPSEINNFPYYSQALYSNDILEGSDFIRYYNKATRHTGNLNSIFLRAKETIAPFIEWLQEDD, encoded by the coding sequence atggctTATGTGAACATTCCGCGATACCGGGACGACCCGAACTACCGCTACAAGATGCCCAGGATCCAGTCGAGGATCGAGGGCAGGGGCAACGGCACCAAGACTAACATTTCTAACATGGGGGACATTGCGAGGGCGCTCAAGAGGCCCCCGACCTACGCGACGAAGTTTTTCGGCTGCGAGCTGGGCGCAATGTCGAAGTTCGAGGAGGCCGAGGAGAAGGCGCTCATAAACGGGGCGCACACGGACAGCTCCCTCGCGGCAGTCCTCGACAAGTTCATTGAGCTGTACGTGCTGTGCCAGAACTGCCAGCTGCCCGAGATCGAGGTGCTCGTGAAGCGCGGGGAGCTCCACTCGTCCTGCAACGCCTGCGGCCACAAGGGGGTCCTGGACATGACGCACAAGGCGGCCAGCTACATGATCAAGAACCCGATAAGCAGCCCTTCCAAGATGCAGAAGGAGGGCTCGAGTCTCAACAAGGACAAGATGAACGGCGCCGCCAAGTCCGACAAGCTAAACGGGACCAAGGCTGAGAAGGTCAAGAAGAGGACCGAGAAGGGAGACAAGGTCGACAAGACTGAGAAGGCAGATAGGTCCAGCAGGTCCCACCACGACTCCGAGGCTAAGGAACGCGAGGATGACCTCAGCGTCGAGAGCCCGGAGCTCTTCGACATCGTCAACAGGCTGCGGTGCTACCTGGAGAAGGGCGAGCGCTCCTGCGAGGACTTCTCGGAGGAGCTGCACATGCTCCAGCTCTCGCAGGGCTTCGACAAcgtcagcaggttcttcaTCGCGCTCTCGGCCATCTTCAAGCAGGACGAGCCGCTCTCAGTCGACCTATTCAAGGAGAAGATTGAGCTCGTCAAGGCCGCCACCTCGTACTCGATGACGCCCAAGGAGAAGATCTGCGCGCTCGAGTACTTCATCTTCCAGGCGAACCCGAGCGAGATTAACAACTTCCCCTACTACTCGCAGGCGCTCTACTCCAACGACATCCTCGAGGGCAGCGACTTCATCCGCTACTACAACAAGGCCACCAGGCACACCGGCAACCTGAACAGCATCTTCCTGCGTGCCAAGGAGACCATCGCCCCCTTCATCGAGTGGCTTCAGGAGGACGACTAG
- a CDS encoding 40S ribosomal protein S12 has protein sequence MTEDGSPEVMSYVDHEDRVTDLSTAIQKVLMFSLSHGGLVRGLHEVTKSLDSKTAQVCFLSKECSEPAYVKLVQSLCKEHSIPLIETDVDSKTLGQWSGLCKYDIEGKPRKIVGATSVAVKDFGEESEALVFLQKHISTLKN, from the coding sequence ATGACTGAAGACGGATCCCCAGAGGTCATGAGCTATGTCGACCATGAAGATCGGGTCACAGATTTATCTACTGCTATTCAGAAGGTTTTGATGTTTTCTCTCTCACATGGTGGTTTGGTCCGGGGCCTTCACGAGGTTACAAAATCGCTCGACTCTAAGACTGCTCaggtttgttttttatctaaaGAGTGCTCTGAGCCTGCTTACGTTAAGTTGGTTCAGTCTCTCTGCAAAGAGCACTCTATTCCTTTGATTGAGACTGACGTTGACTCTAAAACTTTGGGTCAGTGGTCCGGCCTCTGCAAGTACGACATTGAGGGCAAACCTCGCAAGATTGTCGGCGCCACGAGTGTTGCGGTAAAGGATTTTGGCGAGGAGTCAGAGGCTCTCGTTTTTCTTCAGAAGCACATTTCTACGCTCAagaattaa
- a CDS encoding 40S ribosomal protein S19, with the protein METVDLSKYKVKRADRVVPYRRLNTSLKDCNPDLFITAFAEHMKLKGYLECPKWLDYAKTSVAKELSPQNPNWFYIRAAAVLRHLYFHPDSGVDRLRKAYSSRKRNGSAPNHTCRASGKILRSIVQQLESIGFLEQDLKKKGRRLSRKGCNTVNAFARQLTKEVASRR; encoded by the coding sequence ATGGAGACAGTTGACCTATCTAAATATAAAGTCAAAAGAGCGGACAGAGTAGTTCCCTACAGAAGGTTGAATACTTCCCTCAAGGATTGTAATCCGGATCTGTTTATCACGGCCTTCGCAGAACACATGAAACTAAAGGGATACCTCGAGTGCCCAAAATGGCTGGATTATGCAAAGACTAGCGTCGCAAAGGAGCTATCTCCACAGAATCCAAACTGGTTCTACATACGTGCGGCCGCCGTGCTCCGCCACCTCTATTTTCACCCTGATTCTGGGGTTGACAGATTAAGAAAGGCCTACAGCTCAAGAAAGAGGAACGGGTCGGCCCCAAACCACACCTGCCGAGCTTCAGGCAAGATTCTGAGGTCGATCGTGCAGCAACTCGAGTCGATAGGCTTCCTGGAAcaggacctgaagaagaagggaAGAAGGTTGTCGAGGAAGGGATGCAACACAGTCAACGCATTCGCACGCCAACTGACGAAGGAAGTGGCGTCCAGAAGATAA
- a CDS encoding RabGDI protein — translation MDEIYDVVVLGTGLKESILSGLLSQNGKKVLVMDRNSYYGGESASLNLTNLYKYFKRGTPPPESFGVNRDWNVDLIPKFVMAGGKLVKILRATETSQYLDWQVLDGSYVYQHQKGSLLYSEKFIHKVPATDKEALSSNLLGFLEKTRCHNFYKFIFNFDESDRNTWKSHDPYRESISVYYDRYSLEEGTIDFLGHAVALYTNDDYLRLPAVEPIRKMKLYMESLMRFGSSPFIYPVYGLGGIPEAFSRKCAINRGTFMLNKPVKSFEFDASGKVCGVVTAEGEVARCSMVICDPTYALELAPHKVRSIGKVIRCICILSHPIPDTNNSSSCQIIIPQKQLKRKHDLYVTLVSHSHGVTSKGKYVCIISTTVETNDPISEIRPAVNLIGAVDDHFVNISDVYVPTSKSNDNVSG, via the exons ATGGATGAAATATATGAT GTTGTTGTACTTGGTACCGGATTAAAGGAGAGTATTCTCAGCGGTTTACTTTCCCAAAATG GTAAAAAAGTACTTGTGATGGATCGTAATTCCTACTATGGAGGCGAATCAGCCTCTTTGAATCTAACAAActtatacaaatatttcaAGAGAG GCACCCCTCCACCAGAATCGTTTGGTGTGAACAGGGACTGGAACGTAGATTTAATTCCCAAGTTCGTCATGGCAGGTGGTAAACTGGTAAAGATATTAAGAGCAACAGAGACCTCCCAGTACCTGGACTGGCAGGTGCTGGACGGAAGCTACGTCTACCAGCACCAGAAGGGGAGCCTCCTGTACAGCGAAAAGTTCATACACAAGGTGCCAGCCACCGACAAGGAGGCGCTGTCGTCGAATCTACTGGGATTTCTGGAGAAAACTAGATGCCACAACTTCTACAA GTTTATATTCAACTTCGACGAAAGCGACAGAAACACGTGGAAGTCCCACGACCCTTATAGAGAGTCGATTTCAGTTTACTATGACCGATACTCACTGGAAGAAGGAACGATCGACTTCCTCGGCCACGCCGTTGCCTTGTACACCAACGACGACTACCTGAGACTGCCAGCAGTGGAGCCGATAAGAAAGATGAAGTTGTATATGGAATCGCTGATGCGCTTCGGCTCCTCCCCGTTCATCTATCCAGTGTACGGCCTCGGCGGGATTCCGGAGGCCTTTAGCCGGAAGTGCGCAATCAACAGGGGCACCTTCATGCTGAACAAGCCAGTTAAATCGTTCGAGTTTGACGCCTCAGGAAAGGTGTGCGGCGTCGTAACGGCCGAAGGCGAGGTCGCCAGGTGCTCAATGGTGATTTGCGATCCCACCTACGCGCTGGAGCTTGCTCCACACAAGGTTAGAAGCATAGGCAAGGTGATAAGGTGCATTTGCATCCTCAGCCACCCAATTCCTGATACGAATAATTCATCGTCATGTCAAATTATAATACCACAAAAACAACTAAAACGAAAGCATG ATCTATATGTGACTCTGGTGTCGCATTCCCACGGAGTTACAAGTAAGGGCAAGTACGTTTGTATAATATCGACGACGGTTGAAACGAATGATCCAATATCAG aaatAAGGCCGGCAGTTAACTTGATCGGGGCAGTGGACGACCACTTTGTGAACATTTCTGACGTTTACGTCCCAACGTCAAAGTCGAACGATAACGTAAGTGGATGA
- a CDS encoding uncharacterized protein (SWIRM domain containing protein) yields MVKTRQTSEDSLSEKINRLKVCIAQTIKSSNVQRGSDICRRFDQLEEEPNPGIKTPKVKPKKHVEYELPDYTQWFDIDSINYIEEECADNIFIGYGHDKDALHEVYKKVRNKIVELYRVEPTRLLTVTDCIRRLGMDASIVMKVHSLLNYWGIINYQATNNFGEKIFNKRLNEQMVDLKGNQSNIHKRRVKLNFNQILDKDSTEANVNTYYNSLSYNDSTNYSSCTKKSFDFDSIEDVVRYSSELHSGHHGMDVNYPRCSGCSNPCKTSYYILGPDSLGEVNNSVRSRGLWCSLCYGNSNYPITLSKDSFVRIDLTPRLSETISKLFEQNRNINVKMPWTTEDFERLYEAIRKYGTDWQSVAQHMGEDSTPNECVFQFINAPLEKEVTSRLKLTTYMDPPTTSLLGAQFPFFDSPNTIVTLLSFCASVVSPVVASYAAKAAFNIILKASAKNSINGNGESTQIQESCSNDNSTNAIDTGEVAEGSSDLDDGTSTEGEAQNKGRSRKFVDGSTLQLAAAAALGAAAARAAELAEKEQERLSEALPHLISLKIKRITEKLNRYNETQEQMKSDQMHLVG; encoded by the exons atGGTTAAAACTAGGCAGACAAGTGAAGATTCACTGTCtgagaaaataaatagattaaAGGTTTGCATAGCACAGACCATTAAGTCATCTAATGTTCAGAGAGGAAGTGATATATGTAGGAGGTTCGATCAGCTGGAAGAAGAGCCGAACCCGGGCATTAAAACGCCAAAGGTTAAGCCTAAAAAGCACGTTGAGTACGAGCTTCCGGACTATACACAGTGGTTCGACATAGATTCCATCAATTATATCGAGGAAGAGTGCGCCGACAACATTTTCATCG GCTACGGACATGACAAGGACGCTCTCCACGAAGTGTACAAAAAGGTTCGGAACAAGATAGTGGAGCTGTACAGAGTCGAGCCCACCAGGCTCTTGACAGTAACCGACTGTATAAGGAGACTAG GCATGGACGCGTCAATTGTTATGAAGGTCCACTCCCTGCTGAATTACTGGGGAATCATAAACTACCAAGCCACGAATAACTTCGGAGagaaaatatttaataagaGGCTTAAC gAGCAAATGGTTGACCTCAAGGGCAATCAGTCCAACATACACAAAAGGAGAGTTAAGCTGAACTTTAATCAAATACTCGATAAGGACTCAACAGAAGCGAACGTGAACACGTACTACAACAGTCTCAGCTACAACGATTCGACGAATTATAGCAGCTGCACGAAAAAGAGCTTCGACTTCGATTCAATCGAGGATGTCGTGAGGTACTCGTCAGAGTTACACTCTGGTCACCACGGAATGGATGTTAACTACCCACGGTGCTCAGGATGTAGCAACCCATGTAAAACCTCGTACTACATACTAGGGCCAGATTCACTCGGAG AGGTAAACAATTCGGTAAGGAGCCGTGGACTTTGGTGCAGCCTGTGTTACGGCAACTCAAACTATCCGATAACGCTGAGCAAAGACAGCTTCGTCAGAATAGACCTGACGCCGAGACTGTCAGAGACGATCTCGAAACTATTTGAACAAAACAGGAACAT TAATGTGAAGATGCCATGGACGACGGAAGACTTTGAACGCCTGTACGAAGCAATAAGGAAGTACGGAACAGACTGGCAGAGCGTAGCACAGCACATGGGCGAGGACTCGACGCCGAACGAGTGCGTGTTCCAGTTCATTAACGCGCCCCTGGAGAAGGAGGTCACGTCTAGGCTGAAGTTGACCACATACATGGACCCGCCAACGACCAGTCTCCTGGGCGCACAGTTCCCCTTCTTCGACAGCCCGAATACGATCGTGACGCTCCTGTCGTTTTGCGCAAGTGTGGTGAGTCCAGTGGTAGCATCCTACGCAGCCAAAGCAGCATTCAACATCATACTCAAGGCATCGGCGAAAAATAGCATCAATGGGAACGGGGAATCCACGCAAATACAGGAGTCTTGCTCGAATGACAATTCGACCAACGCCA TCGATACAGGGGAGGTCGCGGAAGGGAGCTCGGACCTGGACGATGGAACGAGCACAGAAGGCGAAGCGCAAAACAAGGGAAGGTCCCGCAAGTTCGTCGACGGAAGCACACTTCAGCTCGCAGCAGCTGCGGCACTGGGAGCCGCAGCTGCGCGAGCAGCCGAGTTGGcggagaaggagcaggagaGGCTTTCGGAGGCGCTCCCGCACCTCATATCACTGAAGATAAAGAGGATTACTGAGAAACTCAACCGGTACAACGAGACTCAGGAGCAGATGAAGTCTGATCAGATGCATCTGGTAGGTTAA
- a CDS encoding protein farnesyltransferase subunit alpha: MSAYSRNRSFDSNYSDTSDGSEEDVRIRDKLRNECEGVSTRIICEKLNFPYNPVELDLSLLDDESVWSDLEVENTPKDNLLFELTRELLAVRISSLFNVLIKNKEYSTRGLYLSKLMIKLNPANYTAWYYRLECIKTLDLNLEEELEFARRITSESIKSYQSWNHRRQICELANSKFNELEFVKLEIGTSPKNQSAWAYLTWLIKTFGPTDRSEEFEFVDFLVKTDVYNNSAWNYKNFLIKHFEGELDLGYVLGEFAQDFQSLVERPDNESLCSYLIEMTSHIQRKHSRCMNDVDTEWLDSMRGKCKSIDCISSKYKCQHSTL; this comes from the exons ATGAGTGCATATTCGAGAAATAGATCGTTTGATTCTAACTACTCTGACACCAGCGACGGTAGTGAAGAGGACGTTCGTATTCGCGATAAACTCAGAAATGAGTGCGAAGGTGTGAGTACTAGGATTATTTGTGAAAAGCTTAACTTTCCATACAACCCAGTTGAGTTGGATCTGTCTCTACTGGACGACGAGAGTGTTTGGAGTGACCTGGAGGTCGAGAACACGCCTAAAGATAACTTGTTATTTGAGTTAACAAGAGAGCTACTAG CTGTGAGAATAAGTTCTTTGTTTAACGTGTTGATCAAAAACAAGGAGTACAGTACCAGGGGGTTGTACTTGTCAAAACTGATGATTAAGTTGAATCCAGCAAACTACACGGCATGGTACTACCGTCTCGAATGCATTAAGACGCTCGATTTAAATCTGGAAGAGGAGCTAg AATTCGCAAGGAGGATAACTTCTGAGTCAATAAAGTCATATCAA AGTTGGAACCACAGGAGGCAGATATGTGAGCTCGCAAACTCAAAATTCAACGAACTGGAGTTTGTAAAGCTGGAGATAGGGACGTCCCCAAAGAATCAGTCGGCATGGGCATATCT AACATGGCTGATAAAGACCTTTGGGCCAACGGATAGGTCGGAAGAGTTTGAATTCGTGGACTTTTTAGTAAAAACTGACGTGTACAACAACTCGGCATGGAACTATAAGAACTTCCTGATTAAGCACTTCGAAGGAGAGTTGGACCTAGGGTACGTGCTAGGGGAGTTTGCACAGGACTTCCAGTCGCTGGTTGAGAGGCCGGACAACGAGTCGCTCTGCTCATACCTGATTGAAATGACATCGCACATACAAAGGAAGCACAGCAGGTGCATGAATGACGTGGACACGGAATGGCTGGACTCGATGAGGGGCAAGTGCAAAAGCATAGATTGCATATCTAGTAAATACAAATGTCAGCACAGTACATTATAG
- a CDS encoding 40S ribosomal protein S17, which yields MGRVRTKTVKRAARHIVEKYYGKLGLDFQYNKKVAEEVALIPSKRMRNKVAGFITHLMRRIQKGPVRGISLKLQEEERERRMDFIPEKSELDVPVIQVDQDTADMLNFLKLNLPNIKVISANPHDHRDRH from the exons ATG GGTCGCGTTAGAACAAAGACTGTAAAACGTGCCGCACGCCACATCGTAGAGAAGTACTACGGAAA ACTTGGACTGGATTTCCAGTACAACAAAAAGGTGGCAGAGGAGGTTGCTCTAATTCCATCGAAACGTATGAGGAATAAAGTCGCAGGATTCATAACA CACCTGATGAGGAGAATACAAAAGGGCCCAGTGAGGGGAATCTCACTCAAGCTgcaggaggaggaaaggGAGAGGAGGATGGACTTCATCCCAGAAAAGTCCGAGCTCGACGTGCCGGTGATCCAAGTAGATCAGGACACTGCAGATATGCTCAACTTCCTGAAGTTGAACCTCCCGAACATAAAGGTCATATCAGCGAACCCACACGATCACAGGGACAGACACTAA
- a CDS encoding uncharacterized protein (protein of unknown function Met10 family protein): MAYRNKRRRKCIENQTKKIKLNDTNNDEFDSNVVIETNDKNTDKAVPDKLEKVENKRIKTRSKDGFEEDKKIMTAEDLDNYKRVEERTKVVINKSKIATFSDQGLFKNTVKSKINTMYNYKNDESETRTYILKRWELLPEPLKQLIIDEAEEYSKVDQTISYQSLTAGCDSLFRSTNTLKRTMDIEHLAGEKNYIAKLIENGMNFQIDFANVYWNSRLIQERNRIRNLLDSDDILVDMFAGVGPFAIYAAKKGCWAKYMEINAKLNKVQDLVKVFNKDARDFISKVVKENKVLDKTVKKFEKMEFKGEKVHFIMNLPRIALEFLDVFVGLASNIKDNPLRRCMVHCYCFSAQREYEEEIDERITGALRMNLKKYKITKVRNVAPSKQMYCVEFECPEEILRLNKYGLAK; this comes from the exons ATGGCTTACCGAAATAAAAGAAGACGGAAGTGTATTGAGAACCAAAccaaaaaaattaaattaaacgaTACAAATAATGACGAATTTGATAGCAATGTTGTCATTGAAACTAATGACAAAAACACAGATAAGGCAGTACCAGATAAACTAGAAAAGGTTGAAAACAAACGAATTAAAACAAGGAGTAAAGATGGATTCgaggaagataaaaaaataatgacaGCAGAAGACCTTGATAA CTATAAAAGAGTGGAGGAAAGAACGAAAGTTGTGATAAATAAGAGTAAAATTGCAACTTTTAGCGATCAAGGCCTATTCAA AAACACAGTCAAATcgaaaataaacacaatgtACAATTACAAAAATGATGAATCGGAGACGAGAACATATATCTTGAAAA GGTGGGAATTGTTGCCGGAGCCCCTCAAACAGTTAATAATAGATGAGGCGGAGGAATACTCAAAAGTGGACCAGACCATAAGTTACCAAAGTTTGACAGCAG gGTGTGACAGTTTGTTTAGAAGCacaaacacattaaaacg AACAATGGACATAGAACACCTAGCAGGAGAAAAGAACTATATAGCGAAGCTG ATTGAAAACGGAATGAATTTTCAAATCGACTTTGCAAACGTGTATTGGAATTCAAG GTTAATCCAAGAGAGGAACAGAATAAGAAATTTGTTAGATTCGGACGATATACTTG TTGATATGTTTGCGGGCGTCGGCCCTTTTGCTATCTATGCCGCCAAAAAGGGTTGCT gGGCCAAGTACATGGAGATCAACGCTAAGCTCAACAAAGTGCAAGACCTGGTAAAGgtgttcaacaaggacGCACGAGACTTCATATCGAAGGTAGTAAAGGAGAACAAGGTGCTGGACAAGACGGTGAAGaagtttgaaaaaatggagTTTAAGGGGGAAAAGGTGCATTTCATAATGAACCTGCCGAGAATAGCGCTGGAGTTCCTAG ACGTGTTCGTGGGACTGGCGAGCAACATAAAGGATAATCCACTGAGAAGGTGCATGGTGCACTGCTACTGCTTCAGCGCCCAAAGGGAATACGAGGAGGAAATCGACGAGAGAATAACCGGAGCCCTGCGCATGAATCTGAAGAAGTACAAGATAACAAAGGTGAGGAACGTGGCGCCCAGCAAGCAGATGTACTGCGTGGAGTTCGAGTGCCCCGAGGAAATACTGAGGTTAAACAAGTACGGACTCGCGAAGTGA
- a CDS encoding uncharacterized protein (SET domain containing protein) → MTEDEKECWKAFKRHALKTHENFIFAVEIRVQELSMIYQIINANNNQLGLDDINETIQKKELYPETMGLGLFNYLSKMNHSCEPNLQIEYTKNNIAHIAPLVDVPRGEEATISYIDEKDSVENRQEKLYKNYGFKCDCNKCILEGSNYKL, encoded by the exons ATGACTgaagatgaaaaggaaTGCTGGAAAGCATTTAAGAG ACATGCTCTAAAAACTCACGAAAATTTTATCTTTGCTG TTGAAATTCGAGTTCAGGAATTGTCAATGATTtatcaaataattaacGCCAATAATAATCAACTAGGGCTTGATGATATAAACGAAACCATCCAAAA GAAAGAATTGTACCCAGAAACTATGGGATTGGGCCTCTTTAATTACTTATCAAAAATGAATCACTCATGTGAACCGAATTTACAAATAGAATACACCAAGAATAATATCGCGCAT attGCTCCTCTTGTTGATGTACCAAGAGGAGAGGAAGCAACAATTTCATACATAGATGAAAAAGATTCAGTAGAAAATAGACAGGAGAAGCTGTATAAa AATTATGGATTCAAATGCGATTGTAACAAATGTATTCTAGAAGGTTCAAATTACaaactgtaa